gccacagtgtataggttgCGTGCCGAGGCATATAAACTACCAACAAATAAAGAGTATGGCTGAAAGCGCACAGCAATGGGAGTCTCGTTATTCCGGAAGTAGGATACAGATCCTAGCTCATTAAAAGGACAAACACATTGAAATCCAGAATCCTCTTGTTTTGCAAAGATCGAAAGCGTTGCCTGAACATGTTGAAGTTTGTAAAGTACTAGCAATGACACATCTGTTATAGCCAAAGATATAACATTGCCTGCCTCTGCTGATTGTGTACGCACAGCGCTGACTGTGTTTCtgatattcattattattagtttcctaCGATTATAATAAATGCATGCCTAGCAGTCTATGTTTTTCTTCCGCTTCATTTAAATACACGGAAAATCCCTACAGAACAACCTCTTTCACTGCTCCCTGGGCTGTGTCATGCCAGCTCCCGGCACTTTCTCTTTCCCTTTCCCTGTTTATTTTGCACTGCGTcggggtttcttttgttttactggGTTAAACAATCCTTTATATTAATTAAACACCAAAACTACAGGTGTGGTGGAATTGATCAAAAAAGTCAGCCTGTACCTTTCCCGACAGCTTCCTCCGAACCAGTCATTAGATCCTTcctagtggtgagggctctggactcctgcccggagggtcgtgggttcaatcccaggtgggggacacagttgctgtacacttgagcaaggtactttacctagattgctccagttaaaacccaactgtataaatgggtaattgtatgtaaaaataatgtgatatcttgtaacaattgtaagtcgccctggataagggcgtcggctaagaaataaataataatgatattgcAATCTGGGAGTCGTAGTTCATTCAGTCCAGACAACAAGCCCCAGACGTCATTGCCTCCCTCCTATGCAGTGCTCGACGGGAACTGTAGTCCTACTGCGGGCACGCAGGAAAAAAGTGCTTACCGCGGTCAAACTTTTGTCAGTTTAAGAGAACATTATGCAGACAGTGTCACTAGTTTAACGATGGATATTCGGCATTTCTTTAAGAATCCACCTGAAGAAAAAAGATGCACAATCGAGGAAGGACAGAGGATTGTCTGAAGTGACAGAGGaaagaacatattttttttcacaattctgCTGGTGtaatgtgactttaactgatgaacAACAAAGTGGGTCATCTAAAATGTTGTGGGTGATCTACAGTTTGACTTGTTGGTGGTGATTTGTGCAGTAGTCAGTCACAACACTACAGCGTACTGTTTTCTGATGCTACAGAAGTCAAGTTTTGGCATtggtaccacattctgatgatgtaccactttctggccctgCACCGGCTCTCCCTGGTTACTTTACAGCTAATCAGTTCAGGGAGTACTCAAAACAGACTCTAGCAGTGTGTCACGTGCACCAAGACATTCATCACCAGATCCATGTGATTGGATTGGAAAAGGACTTCAGTTACAGATCAGATATAGAACCTGCCCCCTGACAGTAAAgccattgttttatatttgtatgtgcTGTAACTCTGCACATATTAGCAAGCTTGCCAGACACTGTGTCTGTCTGAAGTTGCTCCATTCCTCTGCAGTTCTTTCCATTGCAAGCCTGTGCTGAACCCTGTTCCAGGGCTGCTTCAGAGAGACTGCGGGGATGCTCTGAACCCTGTTCCAGGGCTGCTTCAGAGAGACTGCGGGGATGCTCTGAACCCTGTTCCAGGGCTGCTTCAGAGAGACTGCGGGGATGCTCTGAACCCTGTTCCAGGGCTGCTTCAGAGAGACTGCGGGGATGCTCTGAACCCTGTTCCAGGGCTGCTTCAGAGAGACTGCGGGGATGCTCTGAACCCTGTTCCAGGGCTGCTTCAGAGAGACTGCGGGGATGCTCTGAACCCTGTTCCAGGGCTGCTTCAGAGAGACTGCGGGGATGCTCTGAACCCTGTTCCAGGACTGCTTCAGAGAGACTGCGGGGATGCTCTGAACCCTGTTCCAGGGCTGCTTCAGAGAGACTGCGGGGATGCTCTGAACCCTGTTCCAGGGCTGCTTCAGAGAGACTGCGGGGATGCTCTGAACCCTGTTCCAGGACTGCTTCAGAGAGACTGCGGGGATGCTCTGAACCCTCTTCCAGGGCTGCTTCAGAGAGACTGCGGGGATGCTCTGAACCCTGTTCCAGGGCTGCTTCAGAGAGACTGCGGGGATGCTCTGAACCCTGTTCCAGGGCTGCTTCAGAGAGACTGCGGGGATGCTCTGAACCCTGTTCCAGGACTGCTTCAGAGAGACTGCGGGGATGCTCTGAACCCTGTTCCAGGACTGCTTCAGAGAGACTGCGGGGATGCTCTGAACCCTGTTCCAGGGCTGCTTCAGAGAGACTGCGGGGATGCTCTGAACCCTGTTCCAGGGCTGCTTCAGAGAGACTGCGGGGATGCTCTGAACCCTGTTCCAGGACTGCTTCAGAGAGACTGCGGGGATGCTCTGAACCCTGTTCCAGGACTGCTTCAGAGAGACTGCGGGGATGCTCTGAACCCTGTTCCAGGGCTGCTTCAGAGAGACTGCGGGGATGCTCTGAACCCTGTTCCAGGGCTGCTTCAGAGAGACTGCGGGGATGCTCTGAACCCTGTTCCAGGACTGCTTCAGAGAGACTGCGGGGATGCTCTGAACCCTGTTCCAGGACTGCTTCAGAGAGACTGCGGGGATGCTCTGAACCCTGTTCCAGGGCTGCTTCAGAGAGACTGCGGGGATGCTCTGAACCCTGTTCCAGGACTGCTTCAGAGAGACTGCGGGGATGCTCTGAACCCTGTTCCAGGGCTGCTTCAGAGAGACTGCGGGGATGCTCTGAACCCTGTTCCAGGGCTGCTTCAGAGAGACTGCGGGGATGCTCTGAACCCTGTTCCAGGGCTGCTTCAGAGAGACTGCGGGGATGCTCTGAACCCTGTTCCAGGGCTGCTTCAGTCAGCTTAGAGACTGCTTTACTCATGATGTGGTGTTCATGACatcccaacccttataaaagttcaccacagtcAGTTTGCAATTTCATCTTTCTTTTCATGGTTGTTTTTTTCAATGGCTTCagtaccgtgctttcactgtgctttattacacggtgctatgcttttactttgggaaACGTTCAAACAAACCTCTTgcattgtatatttttatttttttggtttttcaatAACCTCGTACAACAGCTGAATGCAAAGGGATTTAATCAACCCTCAGGTCAAATACAGTGTGTTTCTCCAACaatcaaaaaaacaaatgaacaaaaaaagcCAGCAATCAAAAACAAATTCACATACAATCATAACAATTTCATTACATTAAACAAGGCTTAAGAATAACAAGATAACAACATACAAGCAGTCAGCTGGGCAGAGGTTTGAGAAACAGTGTGACACTGCAGAGGACCTGGAGTGGTTTGAGAAACATTGTGACAGTGCAGAGGACCTGGAGTGGTTTGAGAAACATTCTGACAGTGCAGAGGACCTGGAGCGGTTTGAGAAACAGTGTGACACTGCAGAGGACCTGGAGGGGTTTGAGAAACATTCTGACAGTGCAGAGGACCTGGAGGGGTTTGAGAAACAGTGTGACACTGCAGAGGACCTGGAGCGGTTTGAGAAAGAGTGACACTGCAGTGGACCTGTAGCGGTTTGAGAAAGAGTGTGACAGTGCAGAGGACCTGAAACAGTGTGACAGTGCAGAGGACCTGGAGCGCTTTGGACACTCCAGGACCTGAAACAGTGTGACACTGCAGAGGACCTGGAGCGGTTTGGACACTCCAGGACCTGCTCAGACCCTCCTGTTATCCGCAGTCTCGTCATCGTCTGGTCTTTCCTTCACAATAATGGCACTCTGTGGCTTCTTGCAGTTCTTGTTATTAATCCATAATGAATTACAAACTGATCTGGTTTACAATCGTGTCATTTAGCATTGGATCCACCCTTTATGTATCAGATATGTAAATGGAGATATTCACTGCATGTGGGAGAGTTGTTGACACTGGCTGTGTGTCTTCATAGACGCAATGCAGTGCTGAAGTGGACCTTGTCTTCCCTATCCAATGTAGCGGAACAGAACTGTGACGTCATTTAAGTACAAGTATAAATCTAGCAGGGTAAGGGCCAATCAGTTCACTCTGTACTTCAATGATGTCACAATGTGTACTTCCACAAATCACATTTAACTAAAAGGGTGAGCGCCGGAGTTTATGATCGGAACACTGTGAGAGAAGTGATGTGGCTAATCTGAAAGCAATGTCATACAAATGCACAAGACCAGGGACCGCTGACTGGGCAGTAAGCAGTTATTATATAGTATGTACCAGTGTACCCCCCGTTCTAGCCAGTGGGAGTCACTGTGGTGCCATGTCAAATTAAagcggaattttttttttttttcactggcaGCATTTTAAAGAGACGTTCGTGTAAAACAGGGGCACCCAGCTTTCCTGAGGTCCGAATCAAAACGTATTCGACACTTAAAGGAAAACTCCTTTACAAATACGGTTATTATAGCCGTTTCCAGAACGTTGTGGATCAGCGTTGAGACCGCGCTGGCGTTTTCACCAGAGCACAGAGTTCTCATAAACTATGCTGATGCATTCCCAACTGGAAATGTGAACGTTTCAAATGGACCCTTAGTCGTAATTTAGCCATTTGATTGTTGGTGATCGACCTGGCTGAAAGAATCTGAATATTAGCTCTTTTGTTTCAATGGGGTGCTAGCACTATTTTGGTCTTCCTATAGTTTAACTTTTATTTGACAGAACTATAACTTTGTGCAGTAAATTGAGTGAACGGATTAATGCTGTGTGTAAATGACCATTCTTACTCGTTACTCAGCAGGgtgacaaacattttgaatatTTCTGTAGCCATTGTCTCAGTGTGCTCCCTGTGTGCTTCCTGTCTGCTTCCTGTCTGCTTCCTGTGTGTTTCCTGTGTGCTCCCTGTGTGCTCcctgtgtgttctctgtgtgctCCCTGTGTGCTCCCTATGTGTTTCCTGTGTGTTTCCTGTGTGCTCcctgtgtgttctctgtgtgtttcctGTGTGTTCCCTGTGTGCACCCTGTGTGCTCcctgtgtgttctctgtgtgtttcctGTGTGTTCCCTGTGTGCACCCTGTGTGCTCcctgtgtgttctctgtgtgtttcctGTGTGTTCCCTGTGTGCACCCTGTGTGCTCcctgtgtgttctctgtgtgtttcctGTGTGCTCCCTGTGTGCTGGTTGAACAGACACAAAGCAGAGTGACACAGAAACACCAGACAATGCCTTCCAGAGTCGCACACCAACGCATGGTCCACTCTCACTAGACGGGGTCAAGACTttgccagtcttttttttttcttttttcagctttAATATCTTTACCAACAAACCAGTATGTATCCTTTGCAGAACACAGCTGTTATTATAAATATTTGATCAAAACAAGAACAACTTATATTTAACAGACAAGAACAAAGAATGTTCAGGGAATGGTGATGCGCTGTCATAATAAAGGACATAAATATAAAGACAGCCTGTATTGTAGCTCTCTTTCTCGCTCAGGTTTTTCTCTTGAATTCCAGCATTATTTTGTCTTTTCCACAGTAAAGTCCAGTGCTCTCTACCACACCTCGCAGCGCTGGCCCGAGTTCATCGGAGAGCCCGTGGGACACTTGAAATGTTCCGCAAAGTCTTTGGAGTTGGAGAGCGTGCCGATGACCCGGAACTTGGGGGGGCTGTGGGGGTCAGTCATCAGCCCCTCGTGGGCACTCTCGGGGGTCCGAACCGAGCACCAGACCTGGCGAGAATTAAACAGAGAAACAGGATGGGGATCCAGCAAAGGGGTACGGGCACCGTACCCTGGTACAGGGTCATAAACCAATAGCAATATTAGCATCACGTGTTATTAATATATAGGAACATATTATCAGCCTTTTCAATCCCCCTGTTTATTAGCACTGTAACCCTAAGAAATCCATGCTGCTGATGATGTGGAGTACCTAGAACAAGGTCAGCTCTTCTTTGTAAATTGTACACGATGCAGTTTGCATGCTTTATGAATGGCTTCTCTGCTgctggtgtttttgtttgtgaggTGACTCTTTGCTGCTCCGTCTGCCTCACCTGTGCAAATCCCACGAAGAAGAGCTGGTGGTTGTTGAGCCCCACGGCCGGGAGCAGCTTCTCCTCACCATTCCTCTGGAGCCACGACCGGTATGCCTGCGAGGGTCAGAAAGGATATTGGGAATTAAAGCAGtgactgagatacacacactcgcACAGCAGAGGAGTGTGCTGGAAGTGCAAATCACCAGTCAACAGCTGCCCGTATCTTCACGTGCACTGCAAACGCATGACTTGTATATTATTGAAGCTAATATATTTGTATACAGAACAAGGTATCACTGTAGCTGTAGTACGTAGGTATGGCacaatgtattattttgaacatTTGAACAACCATCATGTTATAAAGCAGTCCTTGTTTACAAAGACTGTAGCGTTGAGATGAAGTCTCCTCTGAGAAGAGAAGCTCAGAGGGTGTATTGAACCGTGAGCCTCTCCCTGCCTGGTGCACCTACGTGATAGGCAGCTTTGAGACCCCCGTTGTCAGCGATGTTCTCCCCCAGGGTTTGCTTGCCATTGATGTGCTCTGCGTTGATTGTGTACTGGGTGTACTGCTCCTCCATGCACTCTGTGCGGTTCTTAAAGGCCTCCAGCGAGGAATTCTGCCACCAGGGGCGAAGGTTCCCGTCCTTATCATATTCCCGTCCTGCCAGGAAGAAGGAAGCACAGCTGAGTGAGATGAGAATACGAAACGGCTGCAAAGCTTTTCAGTGCATTTATTCCTGTGTGACGCACAATGTGCCGACCAACGCTCATGACAGAGTTACAGTGGCAAGGAGCTCCCTTAGGGACACCGTGCTCTCTCTATCCGGACGCTATACAACACATCCCAGCGTCTTGTGTTGAAGTGTTCAGTGGAATCACATCCACACTGAAAGTGACAGACCTTGGTCATCGAAGGCGTGTGTTAACTCGTGACCCATCACCACTCCGATTCCACCAAAGTTCAGAGCCCTAGAAAGAAAACATGTCAAAAAGTAAAGTTTTCTGAAACAAAACTTCTTTCTTGCTCAAATTCCAAGGTGTGAAATGTCAATGCAATATGAAAGCCCTTGTCTGTTTAGACAAGTGTGTGTTTAAGACCATTGGTAGCAAAGGGTCTTCTGTATTTAGTGACTAATGTGCTGTGCAGATTTTCTATGATAAAACTTCCCCTGCCTGGTGTTATTTGCACTGGATTCTGCTCtatatttagtttagtttagagGATCCGTTTTGATGCTTTCAGGTCCTGTATTGAATAAGCAGGGCTTGAGCTGAAACGCCAGACTGCTTGCATCTGCAGCTCTATGGCAGAACAGAGTTGGGCTTACTTGGGGTGGTCCCTGGCATAAAAGGGGGCCTGCAGGATGCCCGCTGGGAAGACGATCCCGTTCTTCGTCGGCATGTAATAAGCATTGACTGTAGGGGGCGTCATACTCCACCtggacagcagagagagagagagagagagagagagagagggagcatgGACAACCTCATTCACCAGCGACGTTCCATTCTGCTCTATCAATTTACCAGGCAGAACAATGTGTAAGGTACTCCATACAGGACAATGTGTAAGGTACTCCACACACAGGACAATGTGTAAGGTACTCCACACACAGGACAATGTGTAAGGTACTCCACACAGGACAATGTGTAAGGTACTCCACACACAGGACAATGTGTAAGGTACTCCACACACAGGACAATGTGTAAGGTACTCCACACACAGGACAATGTGTAAGGTACTCCACACAGGACAATGTGTAAGGTACTCCACACACAGGACAATGTGTAAGGTACTCCACACAGGACAATGTGTAAGGTACTCCACACACAGGACAATGTGTAAGGTACTCCACACAAAGGACAATGTGTAAGGTACTCCACACACAGGACAATGTATAAGGTACTCCACACACTCCGCTCGGAGAGCCCTACAGGTTTCACAATAGTCCACAGCATCATgctagagctgagagactgaggCTGCTTCCACGCTGGAATGACCTGGGAGCCCAGAGCTTCCACATTCCTGCTGCTTTGACATGAAATGAGATTTTAAGTGCAGTATCCCACAGTACAACACCACAGGGAAAGCACAGAGACATGACTTTAATAAAGGAAAGGTCATTGTACTTCTCAGGTAAACTCACTGGTCCTTGTTGGGTGCTTTCCGGAGCTGGTCTGCCATCACTTTGGCTGAGAAGTTGTAGAAGTTCAACATGTTCTGGAAGAAGGAGTCTTCAGAAACGTCATACTGAGGAAAGAGAACAATACCGTCCATCacccatcatcaacacaacagAATCCAGTGCAGCATCCTTTATCAGTCATTGAAATGATCTAACATCAGTGCCCTCAGATTAGTATGAAGTGTCCTTTATCAGTCATTGAAATGATCTAACATCTGTGCCCTCAGATTAgtactcactccatcataaataTCGTCCAGATCTTTGTTATCCAGAATGAAATCAGGAAACCCGATCATGTCGTAGATGGCATCCGCCTGAAACAGGAAAGGTTTTTAATCATTTCCAGCACTTCTTTTTCGACAGTAGATTCTGTCGTCACAcctaaagcacagagaaacaccAGCGCACTGCATGCCACCTGTGTCGTAGttgtatacaataaataaatgcatgcatgGATTACAAGCATCCCTTACTTTTTCTTTAGCTGCTTGTCGGGTCTGGCTATCCATCCAGCTGAGCTCATCTAGTCCCTCCTTGAAAGCAGATCTGATTTCATTGATCATTCCCTCCGCCTGCGGGATAAAGAGGAAAGATAACACTGCAGTGAGACAGCCTAGGGTAGGCAGTACAGCACGACAGCAGACTGAAACACTGAAATCCATTTACTCCCACACCACGCGTGGCCCATTTATAATTCAGAGCTTTCAATACAGCTCAGTCCTTTAACTGTGAGGTGCACCAGCACTGTGGTACTGTTGATCTAAACTTTTAACTGCAGAGCCCATTCATTCCACAAGGTGGCAGTCACGCACATATAATTTCACAAACTCACAGCTCTCCTGTTTTCCTCATTGTTGAGTCAAGTGCCAACTCAGAACAATTTAGACCAAAAGCACGCTGTTAACATGgtgtttctatttcagggaaagTGTGGATATTGGAGTTGAGGTTTTGGCTGGATTAGAAATTAGTGAGGTTTGCTACAAGTTGGATTTTGGTAAAGGTTTGAACATTAAGCAAACAGCTGAAAAGTGTGTCTTTGGACCTGAAATAGGAAGTTACATGAATGGGAGTGGAGTGCTGATGAGACTGGTTTTATTATTGAGGGGTTGTTGTGTGTACTAAGGGTACAGGTAAGGGGATAGGGGAAGGCTGGGCACTCACAATCTCTTTGCTGTGCTTGTCGAATGTAGCCTTAACGAACAGCGCCCCCAAAGCAAAGCCCAGCGTGTCGTCCGTGTTTCCGATGCACGTCTGCCAGCGAGGCGTGCAGGActgaagggagagaggaggagcaatgagagggagagaaagagaaagacaggAAGGGAGAATAGAGGGACATCTTTACACCTGCAGTATTACAGACTGGGTACTTAGAGGAGCAGAGATTCATTCTGTGGGTTTGATATGACTGAAGTGCAGGCTGCAGCTGCTCAGTGTGTTCGCTCAGTGATTGACAGCTCGCTAGCCTTTGCTAAAAGCCGTGTTCTGTTGCCATGGCAGCCACTGAAATTTCAATCAAGGCTGCTAGTTCAAGGCGCTCACAGAAAGGTACAGGCTGTTCCcgggctgtcagactgtcagacTGTAAGCATAGACATCATCCCCTGTGCTCCCTCCACTTAATGAGAACATTTCACAGTACCTCTGCCTCACTGCGCTCCTCTCAGCTCTGCTTTTAAACACAAGCGTCTGCATTAACAGCAATGTaactattaacacacacacacacacacacacacacaccccgccaGTGCTGTCTGACAGGCCCTCTTAACCAAGCCAGTAAGTCTCTTCCCTGATGTACAAAACGGCACTTGAAGTGAACCAGACTAACGAAGCCCTGCTCCCCCATCCCCTCACCTTCTTGGTGCCGTACAGACTCTCAAGCAGCTTGTCCTGGGCGTTCTCGAAGCGCTGGTCCAGGCTGGAGGCTGTCTTCTGCACGAGGTTCCAGATCATGTAGTTGTTCAACAGGCTAAAACGGGAGAGCAAACATTGAGGGGCAGTGATAAGGTAAGGTTTCAAACCCTTggctagcactcctttaaagagcCCTACTAGTTGTTGGCTCAGCATCATCCACCGTGCACTCAATATACTGGAAGGAAGCCCCATTAGTTCCACTCCAGGAGCATTCCAGTAAATCCAGTTCCTGATGTGTTGCACAAACAGACACTTGAACAGAACATGGTCTGCAATGCTCTGAAGCAGCTCTGTTGAATTCCTGACTATGCTCAGTGTGCCCCACTCTATGCCCCTGCTGGTGTCAGGTGTAGGAGAGGGGGGCACCTCACCTCTTGTCAGTCTTGTTGATGAGCTCCGATACCTGCTGCAGGTACTCCCTGGCGTACACCACCACCAGCTCTGTGTCATTCAGGTCCAGCGGAGACAATGCTGAGGACAGGTAATCCAGCCAATTAATCACCGGAGCCAGAGTCTGCAACACAGTACGGAGCGAGAGAGTCAAAGAGCAATCTACACAGAGCAAGCTATACAGTTATACTGCAGTGTAGAGAGCTATCCACTGCACAGCGCTACACACTGCAGTGTAGAGAGCTATCCACTGCACAGAGCTATCTGCACACTGCCATGTCTGCTTCCTTtccattatttattaaataaataataaaaaaaacacacattttaattgtttatgGTTTGTATGATACCAGCACATCCATTCAGTATGTGTTTTGTCCCCTTTTGATCCCCCacaattttttggttttgtttttggaatATTAACATTTTTCAGCTGCTTATTGTGTTTTTATGCTTTTCGGTTCTGGCGACAATTTGATCTTTTGGACACTTGCCCGTGGGCAGAGACTGGAAACAATTCGCTTCGCCCAGCTGGCCTCTGCAACTCACCCACCCTGCCCCCAGGCTGGGAATGGAACCCCGAGGAGAACACTGAGCCCCAGCGCCCCCTGCCCCCAGGCTGGAAATGGAACCCCGTGGAGAACACTGAGCCCCAGCACCCCCTGCCCCCAGGCTGGGAATGGAACCCCGTGGAGAACACT
The sequence above is drawn from the Acipenser ruthenus chromosome 12, fAciRut3.2 maternal haplotype, whole genome shotgun sequence genome and encodes:
- the LOC117417172 gene encoding endothelin-converting enzyme 2-like isoform X2 gives rise to the protein MSVALQDLRNNMSNYKRATFEDDDVPDIPADGAASPDCVEVGFRKGGVHSLGAMGRRTQLEVILTGLLLVTVLALFGCAVSLGIRYSTDPARTLCLTEACITVSSKIIEALDRSVDPCEDFYQYACGGWMKKNPLPDGRSRWSTFNSIWDQNQAILKHLLENTTFNSSSEAEKKTQHYYLSCLNEQSIEELGAQPLIDLINKIGGWNITGPWDKDNFMEVLKTVSGPYRAMPFFTIYVSVDPKNSNSNVIQLDQSGLFLPSRDYYLNKTANEKVLTAYLEYMAELGMLLGGDHNTTQAQMQQILDFETTLANITVPQDERRDEEKIYHKMTVADLQTLAPVINWLDYLSSALSPLDLNDTELVVVYAREYLQQVSELINKTDKSLLNNYMIWNLVQKTASSLDQRFENAQDKLLESLYGTKKSCTPRWQTCIGNTDDTLGFALGALFVKATFDKHSKEIAEGMINEIRSAFKEGLDELSWMDSQTRQAAKEKADAIYDMIGFPDFILDNKDLDDIYDGYDVSEDSFFQNMLNFYNFSAKVMADQLRKAPNKDQWSMTPPTVNAYYMPTKNGIVFPAGILQAPFYARDHPKALNFGGIGVVMGHELTHAFDDQGREYDKDGNLRPWWQNSSLEAFKNRTECMEEQYTQYTINAEHINGKQTLGENIADNGGLKAAYHAYRSWLQRNGEEKLLPAVGLNNHQLFFVGFAQVWCSVRTPESAHEGLMTDPHSPPKFRVIGTLSNSKDFAEHFKCPTGSPMNSGQRCEVW
- the LOC117417172 gene encoding endothelin-converting enzyme 2-like isoform X3, coding for MSNYKRATFEDDDVPDIPADGAASPDCVEVGFRKGGVHSLGAMGRRTQLEVILTGLLLVTVLALFGCAVSLGIRYSTDPARTLCLTEACITVSSKIIEALDRSVDPCEDFYQYACGGWMKKNPLPDGRSRWSTFNSIWDQNQAILKHLLENTTFNSSSEAEKKTQHYYLSCLNEQSIEELGAQPLIDLINKIGGWNITGPWDKDNFMEVLKTVSGPYRAMPFFTIYVSVDPKNSNSNVIQLDQSGLFLPSRDYYLNKTANEKVLTAYLEYMAELGMLLGGDHNTTQAQMQQILDFETTLANITVPQDERRDEEKIYHKMTVADLQTLAPVINWLDYLSSALSPLDLNDTELVVVYAREYLQQVSELINKTDKSLLNNYMIWNLVQKTASSLDQRFENAQDKLLESLYGTKKSCTPRWQTCIGNTDDTLGFALGALFVKATFDKHSKEIAEGMINEIRSAFKEGLDELSWMDSQTRQAAKEKADAIYDMIGFPDFILDNKDLDDIYDGYDVSEDSFFQNMLNFYNFSAKVMADQLRKAPNKDQWSMTPPTVNAYYMPTKNGIVFPAGILQAPFYARDHPKALNFGGIGVVMGHELTHAFDDQGREYDKDGNLRPWWQNSSLEAFKNRTECMEEQYTQYTINAEHINGKQTLGENIADNGGLKAAYHAYRSWLQRNGEEKLLPAVGLNNHQLFFVGFAQVWCSVRTPESAHEGLMTDPHSPPKFRVIGTLSNSKDFAEHFKCPTGSPMNSGQRCEVW
- the LOC117417172 gene encoding endothelin-converting enzyme 2-like isoform X1, producing METLRDSLLLLTLQMSNYKRATFEDDDVPDIPADGAASPDCVEVGFRKGGVHSLGAMGRRTQLEVILTGLLLVTVLALFGCAVSLGIRYSTDPARTLCLTEACITVSSKIIEALDRSVDPCEDFYQYACGGWMKKNPLPDGRSRWSTFNSIWDQNQAILKHLLENTTFNSSSEAEKKTQHYYLSCLNEQSIEELGAQPLIDLINKIGGWNITGPWDKDNFMEVLKTVSGPYRAMPFFTIYVSVDPKNSNSNVIQLDQSGLFLPSRDYYLNKTANEKVLTAYLEYMAELGMLLGGDHNTTQAQMQQILDFETTLANITVPQDERRDEEKIYHKMTVADLQTLAPVINWLDYLSSALSPLDLNDTELVVVYAREYLQQVSELINKTDKSLLNNYMIWNLVQKTASSLDQRFENAQDKLLESLYGTKKSCTPRWQTCIGNTDDTLGFALGALFVKATFDKHSKEIAEGMINEIRSAFKEGLDELSWMDSQTRQAAKEKADAIYDMIGFPDFILDNKDLDDIYDGYDVSEDSFFQNMLNFYNFSAKVMADQLRKAPNKDQWSMTPPTVNAYYMPTKNGIVFPAGILQAPFYARDHPKALNFGGIGVVMGHELTHAFDDQGREYDKDGNLRPWWQNSSLEAFKNRTECMEEQYTQYTINAEHINGKQTLGENIADNGGLKAAYHAYRSWLQRNGEEKLLPAVGLNNHQLFFVGFAQVWCSVRTPESAHEGLMTDPHSPPKFRVIGTLSNSKDFAEHFKCPTGSPMNSGQRCEVW